The Virgibacillus phasianinus genome includes a window with the following:
- a CDS encoding TetR/AcrR family transcriptional regulator: MSKKKQDVMERAEQLFYDHGFHAVGLKRIVKEANVALMTLYNHFDSKEDLILEVLKRRDEKYFSILKSSVRNSKDSIVWSLAEAHLDWIRKHDTNGCMFLRAKEEFSSNDNYEIVQYVNAHKRSLLAFFEELGFNHSEAAQLVLVFEGATALSETLNVDDVAMAFRNSIKSMGFH, from the coding sequence ATGAGCAAAAAAAAACAAGATGTCATGGAACGTGCGGAGCAGTTATTTTATGACCATGGTTTTCACGCTGTTGGTTTAAAACGAATCGTCAAAGAAGCAAATGTTGCGCTTATGACGTTATATAATCATTTTGATTCGAAAGAAGACTTGATTCTAGAAGTACTTAAAAGACGAGATGAAAAGTATTTTTCTATTTTGAAATCATCCGTTAGAAATTCCAAAGACTCCATTGTATGGTCCTTGGCGGAAGCCCACCTTGATTGGATTCGAAAACATGACACGAACGGATGCATGTTTTTACGGGCTAAAGAAGAGTTTTCTTCCAATGATAATTATGAGATTGTCCAATACGTAAATGCGCATAAAAGATCATTATTGGCTTTTTTTGAAGAACTTGGCTTCAACCATAGTGAGGCCGCACAATTGGTGTTGGTGTTTGAAGGTGCCACTGCTTTATCGGAAACCCTGAATGTAGATGACGTGGCTATGGCATTTAGGAATTCCATAAAGTCTATGGGATTCCACTAA
- a CDS encoding nucleotidyltransferase substrate binding protein, which yields MSRRKAMQSLANLEKALARLEEALDEDDMNSLYIDGTIQRFEFTFELFWKTIKRLLEEEGIEAKTPKETLKQAYAIDWLQDEHAWLQMLRDRNETSYVYDENKARQIYENIVDYFPKMKRTFKQLNERFQGDRNESSND from the coding sequence ATGTCTAGAAGAAAGGCAATGCAAAGTTTAGCTAATTTAGAGAAAGCACTAGCAAGGCTAGAAGAAGCTTTAGATGAAGATGATATGAATAGTTTGTATATTGATGGAACGATACAACGTTTTGAGTTTACATTTGAACTTTTTTGGAAAACAATAAAACGATTGCTTGAAGAAGAAGGTATCGAGGCAAAAACTCCTAAAGAAACGTTAAAGCAAGCATACGCAATAGATTGGCTTCAAGATGAACATGCCTGGTTGCAAATGCTCCGTGATCGAAATGAAACTTCTTATGTGTATGATGAAAATAAAGCAAGACAAATTTATGAAAATATCGTTGATTACTTTCCAAAAATGAAACGTACCTTTAAACAATTAAACGAAAGGTTTCAAGGTGACAGGAATGAGTCGTCCAATGATTGA
- a CDS encoding nucleotidyltransferase domain-containing protein: MSRPMIEQRLKEQLCSIGQSIYTVNKIVLFGSRAVGDNKEKSDIDLAFFAPGMTKRKWTELTFTLEEELDTLLLLDLIKFEDASEELKDEIIKNGKVLYSEE; this comes from the coding sequence ATGAGTCGTCCAATGATTGAACAAAGGCTTAAGGAACAATTATGCAGCATTGGCCAAAGCATATACACAGTAAACAAAATTGTTCTGTTTGGTTCGAGAGCTGTGGGGGATAACAAAGAAAAGTCTGATATCGACTTAGCCTTCTTTGCCCCTGGCATGACAAAGAGGAAATGGACGGAATTAACGTTTACCCTGGAAGAAGAGCTGGATACATTACTATTGTTGGATTTGATAAAATTTGAAGATGCTTCTGAAGAATTGAAAGATGAGATTATAAAAAACGGAAAGGTGCTATATTCAGAAGAATAG
- a CDS encoding PadR family transcriptional regulator, whose protein sequence is MEKNTEMLKGVLEGCVLEIISRGETYGYEITQQLRDLGFTDVVEGTVYTITMRLEKHNLVDTEKKRSTMGPPRKFYTLNAAGQAHLEAFWEKWEFVSSRMNELKTKINHKER, encoded by the coding sequence ATGGAAAAAAACACAGAAATGCTGAAAGGGGTGCTTGAGGGTTGTGTTCTTGAGATCATCAGCCGCGGCGAAACGTATGGCTATGAAATCACGCAACAGCTGCGGGATCTTGGCTTCACTGATGTGGTTGAAGGTACAGTTTACACGATCACCATGCGGCTTGAAAAACACAATCTAGTGGACACTGAGAAAAAACGCTCTACGATGGGACCACCGAGAAAATTTTACACACTCAACGCAGCAGGTCAAGCGCATCTTGAAGCGTTTTGGGAGAAATGGGAATTTGTCTCGAGCAGAATGAACGAACTCAAAACTAAAATAAATCATAAGGAGAGATAA
- a CDS encoding DUF1048 domain-containing protein, whose amino-acid sequence MSIFEKIIGNMDDKREWKSMEARAKALPSEYRNAYEAIKKYIWTSGGPTDWKDISRIFGGILELFEAGAAEGKKVTDLTGEDVAAFCDELVKDEKNWRDKYRTKLNDTIGRG is encoded by the coding sequence ATGAGTATTTTTGAAAAAATCATCGGAAATATGGATGACAAACGGGAATGGAAGTCGATGGAGGCCCGTGCAAAGGCACTTCCAAGTGAGTACCGCAACGCGTATGAGGCTATCAAAAAGTATATCTGGACGTCTGGTGGTCCCACCGACTGGAAGGACATCAGCCGTATCTTCGGTGGCATTCTCGAACTTTTCGAGGCAGGTGCAGCGGAAGGCAAGAAAGTTACTGACCTTACGGGAGAGGACGTGGCAGCTTTCTGCGATGAACTAGTGAAGGACGAGAAAAATTGGAGAGATAAATATCGTACGAAGTTGAACGATACCATTGGCCGTGGGTAA
- a CDS encoding ABC transporter permease: protein MKSKTGVLLGRLMRNIMRSPDTIITVAITPIMMMLLFVYVFGGAIETGTDNYVNYLLPGILLMAIASGVAYTSLRLFTDVKSGLMARFITMPIKRSSILWAHVLTSLVSNALTVLMVILVALLMGFRSNADILEWLVVAGILGLFTLALTWLAVIPGLRAGSMEGATAYSYPLIFLPFISSAFVPTETMPKIVRVFAENQPVTSTVNAIRALLYEGSVGNGIWSALAWCIVIMVIAYFFASREFKRRLG, encoded by the coding sequence ATGAAAAGTAAAACAGGTGTATTACTAGGGCGTTTAATGCGCAATATCATGCGTAGCCCAGATACGATTATCACAGTGGCGATTACGCCAATTATGATGATGCTGTTGTTTGTCTACGTATTTGGCGGCGCGATAGAGACAGGAACGGACAACTACGTCAATTATTTATTGCCGGGAATCTTGCTGATGGCTATCGCATCCGGAGTCGCTTATACTTCCTTGCGGCTGTTTACAGATGTAAAAAGTGGGCTGATGGCGCGTTTCATTACCATGCCCATCAAACGCTCATCCATATTGTGGGCCCATGTATTAACCTCGCTTGTTTCCAATGCGCTTACTGTTCTGATGGTTATCCTCGTTGCGCTCTTGATGGGATTCCGCTCCAACGCTGATATTTTGGAGTGGCTCGTTGTAGCTGGGATACTAGGGCTGTTTACGCTGGCGCTGACATGGCTGGCGGTGATTCCCGGATTGAGAGCGGGCTCTATGGAGGGAGCGACTGCCTACTCGTACCCACTGATTTTTCTTCCGTTCATCAGTTCAGCTTTTGTTCCCACAGAAACCATGCCTAAAATTGTCCGTGTGTTCGCTGAAAACCAGCCCGTAACTTCAACCGTGAATGCAATTCGTGCCCTCTTGTATGAAGGGTCTGTTGGCAACGGTATCTGGAGCGCGCTTGCCTGGTGCATTGTCATCATGGTCATCGCTTACTTCTTTGCAAGTAGGGAATTTAAACGCCGGTTAGGGTAA
- a CDS encoding DoxX family protein, translating into MLQHFSNGYVAKTLFQSSLPKVQGDDQTATQFKEGFKLSRRAMKFAGLLELIGSIFLFISIIAKSGKKFARIGALMINIVLGGAIFKHLEAGHGVAGSKKALKLFGLNTLNFIETMRK; encoded by the coding sequence ATGTTACAACATTTTTCCAATGGTTATGTCGCAAAAACCCTTTTTCAAAGCAGCCTGCCAAAGGTGCAAGGTGATGACCAGACTGCAACGCAATTTAAAGAAGGGTTTAAATTATCCAGAAGGGCAATGAAGTTTGCAGGCCTCCTTGAATTGATCGGCTCCATATTTTTATTTATATCAATAATAGCCAAATCAGGGAAAAAATTTGCAAGAATTGGTGCGTTAATGATCAATATTGTTCTTGGCGGCGCCATTTTTAAACACCTTGAAGCCGGACATGGCGTGGCTGGCTCAAAAAAGGCATTAAAATTGTTCGGTTTAAATACGCTTAATTTTATTGAAACCATGCGTAAATAA
- a CDS encoding MerR family transcriptional regulator, producing MSQWTTGEVSKQRNISIRTLRYYDQINLLTPSFKAANGKRYYSEDDLFQLEKIIILKSLSLPLENIRDILERLSYKQILISHYNYLQDQLSELQTNISNTTSLINMINLEGSLSWKHVSEVVQNSQSNSKKWLDYFEDDEQIMLQKILPNLSNNDETTQQYMSLLRRVEWCIKNNIRPESEEGFQIASKLAELSDNTFQGDTTLVEKFWEIRKLPAEETGLYPISEEVLEFVERCTAYVMD from the coding sequence ATGAGTCAATGGACGACAGGGGAAGTGTCTAAACAAAGGAATATATCCATTCGCACACTTCGTTATTATGATCAGATTAATCTGCTTACTCCAAGTTTTAAGGCTGCTAACGGAAAGCGATATTATTCAGAGGACGATTTATTTCAATTGGAAAAAATTATCATTCTGAAATCCCTTTCACTTCCACTGGAAAATATTCGGGATATATTAGAAAGATTATCCTATAAACAAATTCTAATATCACACTACAATTACCTGCAGGATCAGCTCTCGGAACTTCAAACAAACATTTCTAATACGACTTCGTTAATCAATATGATTAATTTAGAAGGGTCTTTATCTTGGAAACATGTCTCCGAAGTCGTGCAAAATTCACAAAGTAACTCAAAAAAATGGCTGGACTATTTCGAGGATGATGAACAGATCATGTTGCAAAAGATCCTTCCAAACCTCAGTAACAATGATGAGACAACACAACAATATATGTCATTGCTGCGACGAGTTGAATGGTGTATCAAAAACAATATTAGACCAGAATCAGAAGAAGGTTTTCAAATTGCTTCCAAACTAGCGGAACTATCGGATAATACTTTTCAAGGGGATACAACGTTAGTAGAGAAATTCTGGGAAATTAGGAAGCTGCCTGCTGAGGAAACTGGACTATATCCGATTTCGGAAGAGGTATTGGAGTTCGTGGAACGTTGTACTGCCTATGTAATGGACTAA
- a CDS encoding CPBP family intramembrane glutamic endopeptidase, producing MSWKEHDHWGLKEFICLMLLEFVFVIGLIKFVVQPFYSQWLDNDLYAGTLMGLTIAVILILGVYLIALRPKGLSWSEVGAKSFPVKDWKLIVLYSIFLLVGAVIIVVLTSFIENTWENSKTEAMQQNVTFFAFLIAFLSAAVISPIYEELFYRGFLYRWLRTRIGLIGAILLSSLIFTIAHIPTYNVMPVNFFSGIIFALAYERTNSIWPSVMIHGLTNGTMVLMTGLA from the coding sequence ATGAGCTGGAAAGAGCACGACCATTGGGGGCTGAAAGAATTCATATGTTTAATGTTGCTAGAATTTGTGTTTGTAATTGGGCTTATTAAATTTGTTGTTCAACCATTTTATTCTCAGTGGCTTGATAATGATCTATATGCTGGAACATTAATGGGGTTAACAATCGCAGTTATTCTTATTTTAGGTGTATATTTAATTGCTCTGCGTCCCAAAGGTCTTTCTTGGAGTGAGGTAGGAGCAAAATCATTTCCCGTGAAGGATTGGAAACTTATTGTCTTATATAGTATCTTCTTATTAGTTGGTGCAGTAATAATAGTGGTGCTTACTAGTTTTATAGAAAATACGTGGGAGAACAGCAAAACAGAGGCAATGCAGCAAAACGTAACTTTTTTCGCGTTTTTAATTGCTTTTCTATCCGCAGCAGTTATCTCGCCAATATATGAGGAACTATTTTATCGCGGGTTTTTATATCGCTGGTTGCGCACACGCATTGGTTTAATTGGAGCAATTTTATTAAGCTCGTTAATCTTTACCATTGCTCACATTCCAACTTATAATGTGATGCCTGTAAATTTCTTTAGTGGGATCATTTTTGCTTTGGCATATGAACGAACTAATTCGATTTGGCCTTCCGTAATGATTCACGGTTTAACTAATGGAACGATGGTATTGATGACAGGTTTGGCATAA
- a CDS encoding HAD family hydrolase, which translates to MKAIIFDFDGTLADTLPVCFYAFQTVFKEFDNINVTTDEVKAMFGPSETGIIKENLMNSNHDKAIELYYEKYNERHRELVRDNKEINSLLRFLKSEGYKLGIVTGKAKRSLLISLKHLNMNDLFDVIITGDDVNNPKPHPEGVNKALEKLGVKNSETVFLGDSNADILAGKQANVHTVGVQWLPNYQTPAFSVKPDKMYSRVDEFTQSLTRG; encoded by the coding sequence ATGAAAGCAATCATTTTTGATTTTGATGGTACTCTTGCTGATACGTTGCCAGTTTGTTTTTATGCATTTCAAACTGTATTTAAAGAATTTGACAATATTAATGTTACTACAGATGAAGTAAAGGCTATGTTCGGTCCATCTGAGACTGGAATTATTAAAGAAAACCTTATGAATTCTAACCATGATAAAGCAATAGAATTATATTATGAGAAATATAATGAACGACATCGTGAGCTTGTACGTGATAATAAGGAAATAAACAGTTTGCTACGGTTTTTAAAAAGTGAGGGTTATAAATTAGGGATAGTAACAGGGAAAGCAAAAAGAAGTTTACTCATTTCCTTAAAACACCTTAATATGAACGATTTGTTTGACGTCATTATTACGGGGGATGATGTCAACAATCCAAAGCCCCATCCCGAGGGCGTAAATAAGGCATTGGAAAAACTTGGCGTAAAAAACTCTGAAACTGTTTTTCTAGGGGATAGCAACGCTGATATTTTGGCTGGTAAACAAGCTAACGTTCACACGGTAGGAGTGCAGTGGTTACCAAATTACCAGACACCAGCGTTTAGTGTTAAACCAGATAAAATGTATAGTAGAGTAGATGAATTCACACAGTCACTTACGAGGGGATAA
- a CDS encoding alpha/beta fold hydrolase produces MKNKSGRFINLEEYVSINGIKQFLFHRGTSDDNPVLLFLHGGPGSVESLFTQAFQEKWEEIYTVIHWDQRGAGKTLMKNLNALPTMDLMLQDLFEIIRYLKKKYNKNKVVLLGHSWGSVLGSVFIKKYPEEVAYYIGVGQVVNMLENERVGYNKVKQLMEQEGDKKSIKQLESIGEYPGEKIVFNKEFSHKISRIRKLQGKYNLSAKIDLSFWKTVFKSPIFKFSDLIAFMKMFKANKEIFNFLGDFNLDNELAGYKVPIYYILGENDWQVPYTIAQKYFEKIDAPNKEISIIPDAGHMAMMDQPDLFFDALLKINNVEMKNH; encoded by the coding sequence ATGAAAAATAAATCAGGCAGGTTCATTAATCTTGAAGAATATGTATCTATTAATGGCATCAAACAATTTCTGTTTCACCGCGGGACCAGCGATGATAACCCGGTTCTGCTTTTCTTACATGGAGGACCGGGCTCTGTTGAATCCCTATTTACACAAGCATTCCAGGAAAAATGGGAAGAAATCTATACCGTTATTCATTGGGATCAGCGCGGTGCTGGAAAAACACTGATGAAAAATCTTAACGCACTGCCGACAATGGATTTGATGCTGCAGGATTTGTTTGAAATTATTCGCTACCTGAAGAAAAAATATAACAAGAATAAGGTTGTTTTGCTCGGTCATTCATGGGGGAGTGTTTTGGGTTCTGTCTTTATTAAAAAGTATCCTGAGGAAGTAGCTTATTATATAGGAGTAGGTCAGGTTGTCAATATGCTTGAAAATGAGCGGGTTGGCTATAACAAAGTGAAACAGTTAATGGAGCAGGAAGGCGACAAAAAGTCTATTAAACAGCTTGAATCAATTGGTGAATACCCTGGCGAGAAAATTGTTTTTAACAAAGAATTTTCACATAAAATAAGCAGGATTAGAAAGCTGCAGGGGAAATATAATTTAAGTGCAAAGATAGACTTATCATTTTGGAAAACTGTATTCAAAAGCCCGATTTTTAAGTTTTCGGATCTTATTGCATTTATGAAAATGTTTAAAGCAAACAAGGAGATCTTTAACTTTTTAGGGGATTTTAATTTAGACAACGAACTGGCAGGATACAAAGTGCCAATCTACTATATTCTAGGCGAAAATGACTGGCAGGTTCCCTATACTATTGCCCAGAAATACTTTGAAAAGATAGATGCGCCAAATAAAGAAATATCTATCATTCCTGATGCCGGACATATGGCGATGATGGACCAGCCCGATTTGTTTTTTGATGCATTATTAAAAATAAATAATGTGGAAATGAAGAATCATTGA
- a CDS encoding DinB family protein: MAISKEELMEILEGNRRLTIRVIEAFPADKLFDYAPVEPLRPFSAMVKEILNVERAFMRGIAQDEWEYKDQFTDVSTKENLLESCEQVRAETRGLWKSVTEERLAEVMDDPFFNAPPQSHFERLQYSLENEIHHRGQGYIYLRMLGIEPPAFYIR; encoded by the coding sequence TTGGCAATTTCAAAAGAAGAATTGATGGAGATATTGGAAGGAAATAGAAGGTTGACGATACGGGTGATTGAAGCCTTTCCAGCAGACAAGTTGTTCGATTATGCACCTGTTGAGCCGCTTCGGCCTTTTTCAGCGATGGTGAAGGAAATTTTGAATGTCGAAAGAGCCTTCATGCGGGGCATTGCGCAGGATGAATGGGAGTACAAAGATCAGTTCACAGACGTCTCCACTAAAGAAAATTTGCTTGAGTCCTGTGAACAGGTACGTGCCGAAACTCGTGGATTGTGGAAATCCGTAACAGAGGAAAGACTGGCCGAAGTGATGGACGATCCCTTTTTCAATGCTCCGCCACAAAGCCACTTTGAACGACTTCAATACTCCCTGGAAAATGAAATCCACCATCGTGGACAGGGTTATATATATTTGCGAATGCTGGGCATTGAACCACCCGCGTTTTATATCAGATAA
- a CDS encoding DUF1697 domain-containing protein has protein sequence MNYIALLRGINVGGKNRVKMAELRHALELMGLNRVQTYIHSGNILFESDEEKEPLQIQIENKIEEEFGFSVSVILRTDEELERIIRNCPFPEKALSEAKASAVGESLHVALLPKLPSQEEIERLSSYKSEQETYQVEGRDIYLLFYNSIRNSRLVNRLQKLGVPVTIRNWKTLNKLAAMIKTRKV, from the coding sequence ATGAATTATATCGCACTGTTGCGCGGTATTAACGTAGGTGGAAAGAATAGGGTCAAGATGGCCGAATTAAGGCACGCACTCGAACTGATGGGGCTTAATCGGGTACAAACTTATATTCATAGTGGTAATATCCTATTTGAATCCGATGAAGAAAAGGAACCGTTGCAGATACAAATTGAGAATAAAATAGAGGAGGAATTCGGATTTTCGGTCAGTGTTATTTTGAGAACGGATGAGGAATTAGAAAGGATTATCAGAAATTGTCCATTTCCGGAGAAAGCTTTATCTGAGGCAAAAGCATCAGCAGTCGGAGAAAGCCTTCACGTGGCTTTACTGCCTAAACTACCGTCGCAGGAGGAAATTGAACGATTAAGCAGTTACAAAAGTGAACAAGAAACATACCAAGTTGAAGGCAGGGATATTTACCTTTTATTTTATAATAGCATTCGAAATTCCAGGCTGGTGAATCGTCTTCAGAAATTAGGAGTTCCAGTGACAATTCGTAACTGGAAAACGTTAAATAAGCTCGCTGCAATGATAAAAACAAGAAAGGTTTGA